Below is a genomic region from Ketogulonicigenium vulgare WSH-001.
GCCGCCTTCGACCCTGACGCGTTCGACGCCTGGCGCATCACCGCCGCGCGCGCCATGGCGGCCGCGCTGATCCGCATCGGCCTGACGCCGGCTCCCGCCCTCCAGCATCTGGCAGCCGCATGACCCAGGATTTACCCAGTATGGCGGCCTATCTGCAACGCCTGTGCGATCAGGGGTTCACCGCCGGATCGGTCATTGATGTCGGTACCTGCTATGGCACGCCTGAATTGACCGCGACCTTTCCCGATGCGCTGCACATTTTCATTGAGCCCGCCCCCAGCCTTGCCTCGCGCATCGACGCCCTCGCCCGGGCGCATCGCGGCGAGGCTTATGCCATCGCCCTTGCCGATCGCCCCGGTCTTGCGCCGCTGCATGTGCCTCAGGGGGTCGAGGGCGCATCGCTGGTCTGGGGGGCACGTTACGGCGGCACGCTGGTGCGGGTCGAGACACTGGATCGCCTGTTCGCGCAACGCGATTTGCCCCGGCCACTGGTCATCAAAACCGATTGCCAGGGCCATGACCTTGCCGTTTTGCGCGGAGGGGCGGCACTGCTGGCCCGCGCAGATCTGGTCGTCGCCGAGGCGAATTTATTCCACCCCGCGGGCGAGGCAGCTTTAGGCGATTTCGCCGAAATGATTGCCTTCATGCGCGGCCATCACTTTGCCGTCCACGGGCTTTTCTCGCCGCGTATGCGCCCGCGCGACGGGGCGCTGGGGCAGATCGACATCGCCTTTGTCCGCGAGGATGGCCCCTTTCGCACCCATCATGCCTGGAGCTAACCGATGTTCCGCCGCCCCCCTCCGCCGCCCGTTGATCCGCTGGTGCTGCCCAATCTGTCCGGCACCTATATCGGCGCGCCGCGCAGCGCTGCGGGGCTGATGCGGCCTGGGCGCCCCGCCCATCCCGCCGCCCTGCCGCCCCCGCATCTGCGCCATTACTATGGGCTTAGGGACGGGCAATATGATGACAGCCTTTACCTGCAAGGCGGCGCGCATGACGCCCAGCGCCTGCGCGATGCGCTGACAGCAGACGGGTTCACCATTGACGGGCCGGTGCTGGATTTCGGCTGCGGCAGCGGCCGGATGATCCGCCACCTGACCGGCGTCTCGCCGCAGATCTGGGGCGTCGACATCCATGCCGAGGCGATCGCTTGGGCGCAGGACAACCTGTCACCCCCGTTTGATTTCGCGCTGACCACAACCGCGCCACATCTGCCCTTCGAGGATCGCAGCTTTGCGCTGATCTATGCCGGATCGGTCTTTACCCATATCGGCGATCTGGCGGATGCATGGCTGCTTGAACTGCGCCGCATCCTGCAACCAGATGGGCGGCTTTATATATCCATCACCGATGCGCAAACGCTGGCCGAGATCCGGCGCATCCAGCCGCAACATGCCTCGCATCAGCATCTGGCCGCGCTGGATCGCGACACCAGCTATCACACACAGGATTGGCAAATGTTGATGACCCGCAGCGGCCCTTGGGCGCAGCGGGTGATTTATGATCGCGACGCGCTCACCCAACGCCTGACACGATGGTTCGATCTGCGCCGCGTGATCCCGCAGGGCTACGGCTGGCAAACCGTGCTGCTGTTGCGGAAACGGTCATGACGATGCTGCCGCCCGGCCTATCGCTGATCACGGCCTGCGGCAACCGCCTTGTCTTTTTGCATCGCGCCCTGCCGACATGGCTCGCGATGGCGGTGGATGAGGTGATCGTGGTTGACTGGGCCTCGGCCCCGCCGATCCGCCGCGCCGATCTGCCCGCCGACCCGCGCCTGCGCCTGATCCGGGTCGAGGCCGAAGGCTGGCACCTGCCCTCGGCCTATAATCTGGGCCTGCGGCTGGCGCGGTTCCGCAATGTGATGAAGCTCGACTGCGATATCACCGCCGCGCCTTGGGCACTGGCCGTGAACGCGCCCGCGCCCGGCGCCTTTATCACCGGCAACTGGCGCCGCGCGCCGCAGGGGCAGCAACATCTGAACGGCAGCTTTATCGCCGCGCAGGCCGATCTGGCAGCGATCGGCGGCTTTAACGAATGGTTTGAGGGCTATGGCTGGGACGATGACGATCTATATACGCGCCTGCTGGCCCAAGGGCTGACCCGCCGCCTGATCGCCCCCGGCAGCCTGTCGCATCTGCCCCATTCAGACGCGCTGCGCGGCGCGGATGGCAGCCCCGCGCTTCATATCCAAATGAACCGCGCGCTGGCGGATCTGATGCCGGTCTGGGATGCAAACAGCCCCAGCCGCCATTTCCACGCCATCGGCCCCGACCATTTCACCGCCGCCCCCCGCATACGCGCGCCGCTGCATTTTCGGCAAATGGCGCGCAGCCTTGCCAGCTATCGGATGCTTGGCCCCGCATCGCTGCACCTGCCGCCCGCAGCCGCCCGCCGCGCGGCCAAGCGGGGCCAGATGCCGCAACCCGCCCTGCACCTTGATCGCCACATTTTCCTTGAGGTGCAGCACGGATTGGGGAATCGGCTGCGCACGCTGGCCTCGGGCCAAAGCCTTGCGGCAGCGACGGGGCGCCATCTGCACCTGATCTGGCCCACGGATGCCCATTGCGGCGCGGCGGTCACCGATCTGCTGCAAGGTCTGACAGCCCTGACCACCTTTGACGACCCGACCGCCAGTCGCCATGACGCGATGGAGGGGCCGGCCGGCAACCGCCCCCATCCGATCCGGCTCGACCCGAACCGCGACGCCTATATCCGCAGCGCCGATGTGCTGAACCATCCCGGCGCGCAGGATCTGCGGCCACATCTGCATGCGCTGATCCCCGCGCCCGAAGTAAGCGCGCTGATCGCGCCCTTTGCGCGCCGCTTTGCCACCACCGCCCATATCCGGGCCGAGGGCGCCAGCGGCTGGAGCCAGCCCAGCGACGACCCCCGCCAATGGAGCGCGACAAGCACCGCCACGCTGACCCATTGGCGGGCGCTGTCTCAACCAGCGCGATTTTTGGCAGCGCTGCGCGGGCGTCGGGGCAGTATCTTTGTCGCCAGCGATAGCGCCGCGATTATCGCGCCGCTGGAACAAGCGCTGGGCCGTCCCCTCGCGCATCTTCCCGGTGGCCAATCCGGTCACCGCGACCGCGCGCAGGTCGTGCATGCCTTTGCCGATATGCTGCTGCTGGCGCGCGGACAGCATTTCCTTGCCAGCGGTTGGAGCGCCTTTTCCGATGTCGCCCATCTGCTGGCCCGCGATCAGTCCCGCGCCGTCGCGGGCATGGATTTCTGACGCAACGCACGCCCCCGCCGCGCCCTGTTAACACGCGCAGCTTAGGCAAGGGCCATCATGTCAAAGGGGGCCTCTATGTCGCAAACCACCACTCGTCTCGCGCTGCCTTTGGTGCAGCCCGCCCAAGCGCAAAAGCATGTGACGGTGAATGAATCGCTGCAGCGGCTGGATACGGCGCTGCAAGCCTGCGTTGAAAGCACGGTGCTGAACGTGCCGCCCCTCAGCCCTGCGGATGGCCAGTGCTGGCTGGTAGGCAGCGGTGGCAGCGGAGCTTGGACGGGGCTGGACAATGTGCTGGTCGGCGCGCTGGATGGCGGCTGGCACCCGATCACACCCGCAGATGGCTGGCGGATCTGGGACAAAGCCACACAAAACCTGCTGGTGCGCACGGACGGCGCGTGGCAGGTGATCGGCAGCGCGGGCATGAACAACCTGCCGCGCCTGGGCATCAATGCCGCCGCTGATAGCGTGAATGTCCTGGCGGCGCATGGCCCGGCCACGCTGCTGTATAACAGCGCAGGGGGCCACCAGTTGAAGGTGAACAAAGCCGCCCCCGCTGATACCGCCAGCTTGCTGTTTCAGTCCGGCTGGTCGGGCCGCGCGGAAATGGGCCTTGCGGGCGAGGATCACTTCAGCGTCAAAGTCTCGGCCGATGGCGGCACATTCCACACCGCCCTGCACGCGAATGGCGCGACGGGCGCGGTGGAATTGCCGCAGGGCGGCACGGCTCAGGGCCATGCGCTGGTGCATCTGGGCATGTTGCTGGGTACGGTCGCACAAACCGCAGGCGTGCCAACCGGTGCGGTGATCGAAAGCGGCACGAATACCAACGGCTCCTATCTGCGCCTGGCCAATGGCACGCAAATCTGCTGGCGCAGCTCGGGCACGCTGACGGCAAATACGGCGCAGGGCAGCAATTTCATCTCTGGCGCCTCATCGCTGACCTATCCGGTGGCCTTTATCTCGGCCCCCAGCGTCAGTGCGACGCCGGTCGCGGCAAATATCGCATGGGCCTATGCAACGGCGGTGGGCGCATCGAACGTGACCTTGCGCTTTGCCGCGCCGGTGACCGCGACGCAGGGAACGATATCAATTCTTGCAATTGGGCGCTGGTTTTAGGGTGCCCATCCTTTATCCGCCCCGCGCGCGAAAATCGCACTTGCCCCTGCCACGCACTCGTCGCACCTTGCGATCTTGGATCGCCGCCCCTTGACCGTGCGCGATCTGCAAAAGGAGAAGTGGATGTCTGACGCAACGCCCGCCCCATGGGACGATAAACATTTTCGCCGCGTGATGGGCCATTACCCGACCGGCGTCGTGCTGGTCACGGCGCTGGATCAACAGGGCGAACCGATTGGAATGGTTGTCGGATCTTTCACCTCAGTCTCGCTAGAGCCGCCTTTGGTCGCCTATATGCCGATGAAGAATTCGGGCACCTATGCGCGGATGCAGCACGCAGATCGCCTGGTGTTCAATGTGATCTCGGCGGATGATACCGACCTGTGTCGCCGCTTTGCCTCGCGCGCGGTAACGGATAAATGGGCGGGGGTGGCGTGGCACCCCTCGCGCAATGGTCTGCCCATTTTGGACGGCGCGGTGGCCTGGATCGAGGGCCGCGTCGACCGTGTGATCGATGCGGGCGACCATGATCTGGTCTTTGTCGCGGTCGAAGACCTGGACGCCCCCCATGACACCATGCCCTTGCTGTTTTTCCAAGGCGGCTATGGCCGTTTCTCGCCCCGCTCGCTGGTGATGCGCCCGGGGCAAGATCTGTTCGCGCCGCTGCGCCTTGCCGAACGCGCCCGCCCCTATATGGAGGCTTTGGGCGAGGAGACCGGCTTTGAGGTTGGCCTGATGGGCCAGATCGACCACGAGCTGGTCCTGCTGGCCAGCGCCGCCGCCCCCGATACCGATACGCTGCCGCAGCTTTTGGGCAATCGCCTGCCGTTCGTGCCGCCCTCGGGGCAGTTGTTCGTCGCGTGGCGCGATCAGGCGGGCGTTGATGACTGGCTGGCGCGCGCGCCGACACCGCTGGATGATGCCCTGCGCCAAAGCCTGACGGACAGCCTCGCGCGTGTGCGGGACCGCGGCTATTCGGTACTGCTCGAATCCGCCCATCACCCCGCGATTGACCGCGATGCCGCCGCGCTCAGCCAGGATCGTCTGACACCTGCAGGCCACCGCCGTCTGCTGGGGGCGATTGCCGCATTGGCCGACCGCTATGAACCCGCAACAATCCCGGCGGATGAGCGTATCCGCGTCATCTCTGCCCCGGTGCGGGACGGCGCGGGCCGCGTGGTGGCGGCGCTGCAACTGCGCAGCCTGCCGCTGGGGATCACGGATGCCGCCTTGGCCACGCTGGTCGACAAACTGAAATCCACCGCCCAGCGCCTTGGCGAAAAGGCCATCGCGCCCGAGTAACAAAGTCCTTCCATCCGGTCACGCCTTGGGCAATGCTGCGTGAAAACAAGGCTGTATCAGGGAGTGATCGGATGCGAGTCGCAATCATCGGCGCGGGAATTGGCGGGATGTCCACGGCTTGGGCCCTGCGCAAACGCGGAGCCGAGGTGATGCTCTTCGACCAAGGCGCGATCCCTAGCGTTACCGCCAGCTCGAACGACGAACACCGGATCACCCGCCATACCTATGGCGGCCTGCCGGGCTATGCTGCGCTGATGCCGCATGCCTTCGACACCTATGCCCGCATGTTTGCCGATATCGGCGCCGATCACTATCTGCCCACCGGCATCATCTATGCCGCGCGCGGCGGCGAGGATCATTATGACGAGGTGGCCGCCGATCTCTCGCCCCTCGGGATCGCGCATCGCCGCCTGCCGCTGGGCGAGCTGGCCGCGCGCTTGCCTTTCGTGTCGCTGAACGGCATCACCAGCGCGTTCGAGGCCGGCGGCTCGGGCATTCTTTTCGCCGGCCGCATTGTGCGCGATCTGGCGGCATGGCTTGCGGAAAACGGCGTCGAGATGCACCCGCATTCCAAAGTCACCGCAATCGATACCGAGGCGGCAACCGTCACTGTCGGCGATAGGGTCCATAGCGCCGATCTGGTGGTGATCGCGGCGGGCGCTTGGGTCACGAACCTGCTGCCGGGGATGGCGGATCGGCTAAAACCCTCGCGCCAGTTGGTGCTCTATCTGGAACCGCCCGCCCATCACGCCAGCGCTTGGGCCGAGGCCCCGGTGATGATCGACGTCGGCCCCGATTTTGGCGCCTATATCCTGCCGCCGCGCAATGGCACCCGCCTGAAAATCGGCGATCACCGCTTTACCCGCATCGGCCACGGCGACGATGACCGCATCGCCACCGATTTCGACATTGCGCCGGTCTTGCATGCCGCACAAACCGCTTTCAAGGATTTCGACCAGTATAAAATCCTTGAACCCAAAGTCTGCTATTACACTGTGACGGATGACGAGCGTTTCGTCATTGAAAAGGCAGGATCGGCCGCTTGGCTGCTTAGCGCCTGTTCGGGTCACGGGTTCAAGCTGGGCGCGCTGATGGGCGAAGGGCTGGCCCGCACCATCATGGGCGATGCGCCTGCGGGGGATGTCACAGCATGGGCGGCTGGGCGGCGTTGACAAGACGGCGGTTCCACGCCAAACCGCCCGCGACGGCCCCATAGCTCAACTGGATAGAGCAAGCGCCTTCTAAGCGCTAGGTTCCGGGTTCGATTCCTGGTGGGGTCGCCATGGCCATTTTGGCATGGCAAGCGGCGGTTTCAGGCACGAAATGCGGGACTGGACCAAAATACTTTACATTTCGAAAACACGAAACAATCGTAAACCTCGGACAAGCGGGGTTAAAGATGGCAAGTTTCATTTTTCTACATGTGTACAAGGTAATCTATAACTCGGATGGATCTGTCGAGGCAGAGCGTTCGAGCATCAGCTGGGGCGCCAATGCCACCTGGAGTAACGGCGAATCCGGTGACCTGTTCGAAGTCGGCGACATCCTCAGCCTCGATTTCTTCGCCCAGTACAGCGACCTGTTGCGCTATGAAGGCGCCGCGGGACCCTATGTGCTGGCCAGCGTGGTGACCATGTTGCCACTTGCACCGCCCGGTCTGTTTGCGCCGGGGGATTTCGTCATCATCTCGAACGCGACCCAGGCCGAGCTGGATGCGCTGGACGTGTCGACGCTTGATTTCCAGCCGGTGGCCTTCGACACAACCACAGGCCTCGCCGTCGCAGCGCCCTGTTTTACCGCCGGCACGTTGATCGAGACCCCCAATGGCCCGAAACGGATTGAGGATCTGGTTGCCGGCGATCTGGTGGTGACTAGGGATAACGGGCCGCAAATCCTGCGCTGGGTTGGTGAAAGTCTTGTTTCTGCTGCGGCCCTTGCCGCCCGTCCAAAACTGCGTCCCATCCGCATCAGCGCGGGCGCGCTGGGTACCGGATTGCCGACGCAGGACTTGCTCGTGTCCCCGCAACACCGCGTGCTGGTGCAATCCAAGATCGCCGCGCGCATGTTTGATCAGGACGAGGTTCTGGTGCCTGCCGTCAAGCTCACAGCGCTGCCCGGAATCTTTATCGAACCCGAAAGCCAAGATGTCCGCTATTTCCACATGCTTTTTGATCGGCACGAGATCGTCATATCCAATGGCGCGCTGACCGAAAGCCTGCACACTGGTCCGATCGCGCTGCGCAGCCTGCCCCATGCTGCGCGTATCGAGATTTTCACGCTATTCCCAGATCTCGCACAAATCGGCGCAGCGCGCGAACTGGCGCGACCCGTGCCAAAAGGCAGCGAAATTGCAAGCCTGCTGGGGCGGCATGCAAAGAACGACAAGCCGCTGCAACAGGTTTCGTGATCCCTATCACATATCTGCTTTACGCCGTTCAGGCGCGGGGTATGCGGGCGATCGGCGCGCAAGCGCAAGAGCTGCAAAGCGAAAGCGGCGCCGATCCCTTGCCTTTGCAGATCGCTCCGCACAGCAAGAGGCCCAAGGCCGAACCAGCCCAGATCCTGCCCCGCGATCCGCCGCGCCCATAAAGGCGTCCGCAATCAAGGTGGTAATAGCGGGGCTATCGGCTGGGGTTTCATCGCGGATCAACATGGCACCATGATCCGCGATCCGTCCGCTTGCCGCAAGCGGTCAGGTGAGGACGCAATCTTTCGGCTGCATCGCGGCGGGCAGGTTCGCCTCGCCCATGGCGGCGCGCATATTGATCTCGACCGCGCGGGCATAGGCGGCGATGGGCAGATCGTTCGGCATCAGGCCAAAGGGCTCCTCTAGCTCGTCGCCCAGCGCGTCGAGGCCAAAGAACGTATAGGCGACCAGCATCACCGCCAAAGGTGTGCCCCAGCCCAGAAAATCGGCAAAACCAAAGGGCAGCAAAAAGCAAAACAGATAGGCCGTGCGGTGCAACAGCAGCGTATAGGCAAAGGGCAAGGGCGTGTTCAGCAACCGCTCGCACGAGATCTGCGCCTGACACAGCGTCGCGATATGGCGGTTTAGCGCATAGGCCTCGCCCGCCTGCAACGCGCCCGCACGCAAAAGCTGACCAACCTCGGCCGTCATCTGATGCAAGATCGCCTCGGGCGGGCTGATCGTATGCAGGGGCGTCGCGCCCGCGCTGCGATGGCCGCCCGCGCGCAGCACGATAACCGTCGCGCTGGCAAAGGCGATGACCTGCTCCAGCAGCTTGCGCCGCGCGGGCGATGGAGATGGCGCGCCATCATCCAGCACCACGCTTTGGCGCGAGATGTCATTGCTGGTCTGGATGATCAGCCCCCACAGCTTGCGCCCCTCCCACCAGCGATCATAACTGGCGGTGTTGCGAAAGCTGAGAAAGATTGACAGCGCGATCCCGATCAGCGCGAAAGGCGCAGGGTTCACGCCGGGCACCACGGAGGGATAGGTATGATGCGCCCAGACGATCAGGGTCGACATCGCACCAACCACCAGCAATTGCGGAAAAATCCGCTGAATGACCCCTCCTTTTATGACGAACAGCATCAAAAGGGCATTGGGTCGCTTGCGGACGATCATTTCGGGCTCGCTTGGCGCAGGTGGCGCGGGATGGCTGGGATTGATCCCTCTGCCAAACGCCCGCGCCGCCCCGCCGTCAATCAGCGAGATTGTCGCAGTCAACTATCCGTCAGCTATCCGCGCGTGCATTCGCGAAGTTGCGATAGATAAAGTCATCTTCGGATGCGATGGATTCCGCCATCGCGGTGCGAAAGATCGCCTCGTGCAGCGGCGATTTCGCACAGGCCGGATCGGTGGCCGAGGCGTCTTTGGCCAAAGCATAGGCCTGACAGCGGCAACCGCCAAAGTCGATTTCCTTGAACGCGCAGCTTTTGCACGGCTCGGGCATCCAGTCGGTGCCGCGGAAACAATTCATCGCATCGGAGTTATGCCAGATCCATTCCAACGTCCGCTCTTTCAGGCTGTCGAAACGCAGCTCGGTGATCGTCTCGGCGGCATGGCACGGCAGCACATGGCCCGAGGGGCTGATGTTGAAGAACTGCCGCCCCCAGCCGCCCATGCATTGCTTTGGCCGCGCGGCGTAATAGTCGGGGATCACATAGTCGATTTCCAAAATACCCTTCAGCCGCGCGCGGGCCTCGTTGACGATATTGGTCGTGTCCTCCAGCTGGGCAAAGGTCGGCATCAGGGCTTGGCGGTTTTTCAGCGCCCAGCCGTAATATTGCACGTTTGCGACCTCGAGGCGTGCAGCGCCCCATTCCACCGCTTTTTCAATGATCTGCGGCAGCTCGGGCAGGTTCTGACGGTGGACAACGGCATTCACCGTCAGCGCAAGGCCCGCCTCCAGCGTCCAAGTGGCGGTGTCATGCTTTTTCGGCAACGCATTCTTGAACCCGCCGATCAGATCGGACATCTGCCCCGTCGCGCCCTGAATGGACACCTGCACATGGCTCAGGCCCGCATCCGCCAGCCGGAACATCCGATCACGCGTCATCATCACGCCCGAGGTGATCAGGTTCGAATAAAGCCCCACATCCGAGGCATGTTGCACCAACTGTTCCAGATCCTTGCGCACGGTCGGCTCGCCGCCCGAAAAGTGGATCTGCAACACGCCCAAGTCCGCCATCTGGGTCATGGCGCTGCACCATTGCTCGGTCGTCATCTCGCGGCTGGCCTGTTCCAACTGGATCGGGTTCGAGCAATAGCCGCATTGCAGCGGACAGCGGTGGGTCAGCTCGGCCAGAACCGCCAGCGGCAGGCCATAGGTGTTGCGGGCGTCAACCGCTTTGCCGACGATGCGAAATGGGTCATCCATTTGGGATTGCCTCCTCCGATAGCAGATAGCCGCGGTTCGCGAGGTCTTGCAGAACCTCGATCACATCCCCAGCGATCACATCGCGCGGGGCGGCGTATTTTTCAGCCAAGCGGTTGATCGCGCCTGACAGCGGGCCGCCGTCGAGTTCTTGCAAAACGGCGACACAGGTTTCATCGGGCACAAGGATCTTTTCCGGGGCCAGCAGCAGCCACAGCCCGCGTGCCTTGTCCCAGCGCAGCCGCACTTGGCGGTGCAGGCGCAGGGGCATATCCTCGGCAATCGTCAGGCGGCCCTGCATCACGCCCACTCCGCCGGATTGAACACGCCGGGCGGGGGATGCCCCTCGACATAGGCATGTTGCAGCGCGTCAAGCTGGGTCCACAGGACATTGCATTTAAAGATCAACGCCTCGACCACGCGCTGGCGCTCTTCGGGGGTGCGGGCATTGCGCTTGACGTAATCAAGACAGAAATCCGCATCCTTATTGGCTTGCGCCACCCGGCGGGTGAAATAGGCCATCACGCTGGGATTCACGAAATCATAATGCGCGAGCATCCCCGCGATGCGTTCCTTGTGGATATTGGCGGCGAAAACCTCGGTCAGCGCGGATGCCACCGCCTCGAGCGGGCTGCGATCGCGGACGAAATTGATATAGGCATCCACCGCAAACCGCGTCGCGGGCAGAATGCCGACGGTCGAGGTGACGTAATCGCGCGGCAGGCCCAGCGCGTCGGTCAGCACCAGCCAGCGCTCGATGCCGCCTTCCTCACCATGCGTATTGCCATCGTGATCCTCGATCCGTTGGCGCCATTCCAACCGCACCGCATGGTCGCGAAAGCGCGACAGCACCACGGCATCTTTGATCGGGATCGAGCTTTGATAATAATAGCGGTTCAGTGCCCAGGCCTGCACCTGACCCTTGTTCAGCTTGCCGCCGTGCAGCAGGTGATGGAACGGATGCAGGTTGTGATAGCGCGCGGCGCCGATTTCGCGCAGCCGCAATTCCAGCGCCTCGGGCGTGTCCAGCGTGCGGGGGGTCGGGTCTAGAATGATGTCTTTCATAGCGTCATACTCATACCTGCCTGCCCGACGACCCAGCCTGCGGCGATGGTCTGCGCATATTCGGAGGTTCCTGGGCGTAGGACGGGGTTGGAATTATTGATATGCACCAGCACGCGCTGGCCGAGCGGGATATCGTGCAGACGTGCGATCACGCCCGCCGCGCCCGAGATCGAGACATGTCCCATGCTGGCTCCGGTCTTTTGCGCAAGGCCCGCGCGGATCATCTCGTCATCGCGCCAGAGTGTGCCGTCGAAAAACAGCGCATCTGCCCCGCTGACGCGGGCGCGTAAATCATCGGTAATCTCGGCGCACGCTGGGATTACAAAAGCGGTCTTGTCCTTCGCGCGGATACGCAGGCCGATCGTGTCGCCATCGTCCGCCGCTTGGCCCGATTGCTCGAGATACCAGGCGGGTTTGCCCGGAACGGGGAAAGAGGTGACATAAAGTCCCGCGAGCGGCTGGAATTCTTCCCCTTGGGGAAGGTTCCGGCGCGATACGCGGGTCAGCACGTCGAAAATGCTGTTTTTGCCAAGGGTCTCCAGCACAGATCCATCGGCCCAAAGGTCGAAGGCATGCCCCTCGCGCAGGGTCAGCAGCCCCGCAACAGCGTCAATCTCGGCATTCGTCAGCAACACCGCCTTGACCGGGCTATCACGGAGAGAGCGCGGATGCAGGTCAGGCGTCTCCAGCAGTTGCTGGCGAATGTCAGGGGATGCGTTCAAAAGCAGCCAGTCCTCGCCATCGGCGGACAGTGCCATCGAAAACTGGCCGTTTTGGGGCGCATCCCCGTTACGGGCCGCCGTGCACCCTGCGCAAGCGCAGTTCCACTGTGGTAGCCCGCCACCGGCGGCCGTCCCTAAAAGGCGGATAAACATAGGCTTTCTCCGGCTGTTCAGGTGCGGCCGCCTTTGATCACCTTACTTGGTGGTCTTGGCTTGCTCGGCGCAGGCGTACATGTTGATTTCCATGCCGACCGGCGTTTCGAAGAATTTGGGCTTGATCCAGGCCATGATGTCCATCCCTTGGCTAGATGTTGCGTTAACCGATGCGCTTGCACCGTGAATCAAAGCTAGACAAAATGTCGCAGCCCGTCTTGCTATGGAAACAATAGGATTAACCTATGGCAACGTGCACTGCGTTATAGCTGCGTCAATCTGTCAAGGATGCAGGCAGGTGCCGGGCGGCCAGTATTCCACCCTGCCCCTTTAATTTAAGGGGTTGAT
It encodes:
- a CDS encoding galactosyltransferase-related protein produces the protein MTMLPPGLSLITACGNRLVFLHRALPTWLAMAVDEVIVVDWASAPPIRRADLPADPRLRLIRVEAEGWHLPSAYNLGLRLARFRNVMKLDCDITAAPWALAVNAPAPGAFITGNWRRAPQGQQHLNGSFIAAQADLAAIGGFNEWFEGYGWDDDDLYTRLLAQGLTRRLIAPGSLSHLPHSDALRGADGSPALHIQMNRALADLMPVWDANSPSRHFHAIGPDHFTAAPRIRAPLHFRQMARSLASYRMLGPASLHLPPAAARRAAKRGQMPQPALHLDRHIFLEVQHGLGNRLRTLASGQSLAAATGRHLHLIWPTDAHCGAAVTDLLQGLTALTTFDDPTASRHDAMEGPAGNRPHPIRLDPNRDAYIRSADVLNHPGAQDLRPHLHALIPAPEVSALIAPFARRFATTAHIRAEGASGWSQPSDDPRQWSATSTATLTHWRALSQPARFLAALRGRRGSIFVASDSAAIIAPLEQALGRPLAHLPGGQSGHRDRAQVVHAFADMLLLARGQHFLASGWSAFSDVAHLLARDQSRAVAGMDF
- a CDS encoding NAD(P)/FAD-dependent oxidoreductase → MRVAIIGAGIGGMSTAWALRKRGAEVMLFDQGAIPSVTASSNDEHRITRHTYGGLPGYAALMPHAFDTYARMFADIGADHYLPTGIIYAARGGEDHYDEVAADLSPLGIAHRRLPLGELAARLPFVSLNGITSAFEAGGSGILFAGRIVRDLAAWLAENGVEMHPHSKVTAIDTEAATVTVGDRVHSADLVVIAAGAWVTNLLPGMADRLKPSRQLVLYLEPPAHHASAWAEAPVMIDVGPDFGAYILPPRNGTRLKIGDHRFTRIGHGDDDRIATDFDIAPVLHAAQTAFKDFDQYKILEPKVCYYTVTDDERFVIEKAGSAAWLLSACSGHGFKLGALMGEGLARTIMGDAPAGDVTAWAAGRR
- a CDS encoding FkbM family methyltransferase; translation: MTQDLPSMAAYLQRLCDQGFTAGSVIDVGTCYGTPELTATFPDALHIFIEPAPSLASRIDALARAHRGEAYAIALADRPGLAPLHVPQGVEGASLVWGARYGGTLVRVETLDRLFAQRDLPRPLVIKTDCQGHDLAVLRGGAALLARADLVVAEANLFHPAGEAALGDFAEMIAFMRGHHFAVHGLFSPRMRPRDGALGQIDIAFVREDGPFRTHHAWS
- a CDS encoding bestrophin family protein, with amino-acid sequence MTATISLIDGGAARAFGRGINPSHPAPPAPSEPEMIVRKRPNALLMLFVIKGGVIQRIFPQLLVVGAMSTLIVWAHHTYPSVVPGVNPAPFALIGIALSIFLSFRNTASYDRWWEGRKLWGLIIQTSNDISRQSVVLDDGAPSPSPARRKLLEQVIAFASATVIVLRAGGHRSAGATPLHTISPPEAILHQMTAEVGQLLRAGALQAGEAYALNRHIATLCQAQISCERLLNTPLPFAYTLLLHRTAYLFCFLLPFGFADFLGWGTPLAVMLVAYTFFGLDALGDELEEPFGLMPNDLPIAAYARAVEINMRAAMGEANLPAAMQPKDCVLT
- a CDS encoding Hint domain-containing protein; this encodes MASFIFLHVYKVIYNSDGSVEAERSSISWGANATWSNGESGDLFEVGDILSLDFFAQYSDLLRYEGAAGPYVLASVVTMLPLAPPGLFAPGDFVIISNATQAELDALDVSTLDFQPVAFDTTTGLAVAAPCFTAGTLIETPNGPKRIEDLVAGDLVVTRDNGPQILRWVGESLVSAAALAARPKLRPIRISAGALGTGLPTQDLLVSPQHRVLVQSKIAARMFDQDEVLVPAVKLTALPGIFIEPESQDVRYFHMLFDRHEIVISNGALTESLHTGPIALRSLPHAARIEIFTLFPDLAQIGAARELARPVPKGSEIASLLGRHAKNDKPLQQVS
- a CDS encoding DUF2793 domain-containing protein, whose translation is MSQTTTRLALPLVQPAQAQKHVTVNESLQRLDTALQACVESTVLNVPPLSPADGQCWLVGSGGSGAWTGLDNVLVGALDGGWHPITPADGWRIWDKATQNLLVRTDGAWQVIGSAGMNNLPRLGINAAADSVNVLAAHGPATLLYNSAGGHQLKVNKAAPADTASLLFQSGWSGRAEMGLAGEDHFSVKVSADGGTFHTALHANGATGAVELPQGGTAQGHALVHLGMLLGTVAQTAGVPTGAVIESGTNTNGSYLRLANGTQICWRSSGTLTANTAQGSNFISGASSLTYPVAFISAPSVSATPVAANIAWAYATAVGASNVTLRFAAPVTATQGTISILAIGRWF
- a CDS encoding class I SAM-dependent methyltransferase, with product MFRRPPPPPVDPLVLPNLSGTYIGAPRSAAGLMRPGRPAHPAALPPPHLRHYYGLRDGQYDDSLYLQGGAHDAQRLRDALTADGFTIDGPVLDFGCGSGRMIRHLTGVSPQIWGVDIHAEAIAWAQDNLSPPFDFALTTTAPHLPFEDRSFALIYAGSVFTHIGDLADAWLLELRRILQPDGRLYISITDAQTLAEIRRIQPQHASHQHLAALDRDTSYHTQDWQMLMTRSGPWAQRVIYDRDALTQRLTRWFDLRRVIPQGYGWQTVLLLRKRS
- a CDS encoding flavin reductase, which gives rise to MSDATPAPWDDKHFRRVMGHYPTGVVLVTALDQQGEPIGMVVGSFTSVSLEPPLVAYMPMKNSGTYARMQHADRLVFNVISADDTDLCRRFASRAVTDKWAGVAWHPSRNGLPILDGAVAWIEGRVDRVIDAGDHDLVFVAVEDLDAPHDTMPLLFFQGGYGRFSPRSLVMRPGQDLFAPLRLAERARPYMEALGEETGFEVGLMGQIDHELVLLASAAAPDTDTLPQLLGNRLPFVPPSGQLFVAWRDQAGVDDWLARAPTPLDDALRQSLTDSLARVRDRGYSVLLESAHHPAIDRDAAALSQDRLTPAGHRRLLGAIAALADRYEPATIPADERIRVISAPVRDGAGRVVAALQLRSLPLGITDAALATLVDKLKSTAQRLGEKAIAPE